The segment AGATTTGAGATTTTttactcctgtgaccttgaatgaaggtcaaggtcattcatttgaacaaacttggtagcccttcaccccagcatgctacatgcccaagATCAAGTCcctggcctcttggttattgagaagaagtcaattgaagaatatagcctatttcacccatgtgaccttgaatgaaggtcaaggtcatttatttgaacaaactttgtagcccctcaccccagcatgctacaggcctaatatcaagtcctcgggcttcttggttattgaatagaagttgtttgaagaatatagcctatttgacccatgtgaccttgaatgaaggtcaaggtcattcatttgaacaaactttgtagcacttcacgccagcatgctacaggcccaatatcaagtccctgggcctcttggttattaagaagaagtcatttgaagaatatagcctatttgaccaatgtgaccttaagtgaaggtcaaggcaattcatttgaacaaacttggtagcccttcacccaagcatgctacagacccaataccaagcccctgggcctcttggttattgagaagaagtcgtttgaagattatagcctattttacccatgtgaccttgaatgtaggtcacggtcatttattttaacaaacttagtagcccttcatcccagcatgatacagacccaatatcaagtcccttggcctcttggttattgagaagaagtcgtttgaagattatagcctatttgacccatgtgaccttgaatgaaggtcaaggtcaattatttgaacaaactttgtagcccttcaccccagcatgctacaggcccaatatgaatttcctgggcctcttggttattgagaagaagttgtttaaatgaaaaagttgacgccggacgacggacgccgcaccatggcataagctcacttgcccttcgggcaggtgagctaaaaacaggATATTTAATAACTGACATGTGTTTTTACTGTGTTTATTAGTTGTACATATGGAGCGTTGCTTCTGTagtataaggggagataaatccTACAGTATTATTACCATTGGGTAAATGTACAAAGAAATGGTTAACAAAATGGTAAGGTCTGATCAAATAAGCATTGCTATCAACATTGATTGTTTACAGCACTGTAGTTTCATGCCTGGATgaagaaatattaaaacaagggcccaatggacccgaatcgctcacctgtaATGCAGTGATCtgttcatatatggatcctgcagttatttgaaagcatgctacaggaccaatataatgtctctcggcactttggctattcagaagtcatttaaagatttaagcatacttgacgtgacgtgaccttgaatgtgagtcagggtcattcatttgaacaaacttggtagcccttcaccaaagcatgctacagacccaataccaagcccctgggcctcttggttattgagaagaagtcaattgaagattataacctatttgaccaatgtgaccttgaatgaaggtcaatgtcattcatttgaataaactgaAGAGctcttcaccccagtatgctacaggccaaatattaggtctctgggactcttggttattgagaagaagtcgtttacagattttagcctgtttgactcctgtgaccttgaatgaaggtcaaggtcatttatttgaacaaacttggtagcccttcactccagcatgctacagacccaatatcaactccctgggactcttggtttgTGAGAAGGAGTCGTTTAAAGATTGGagtctttttgactcctgtgaccttgaatgaaggtcaaggtcattcatttgaataaacatggtagcccttcacctcagcatgctacagacccaatatcaactccctgggactcttggtttgtgagaagaagtcgtttaaagattggagtctttttgactcctgtgaccttgaatgagggtcaaggtcattcatttgaacaaacttgggagcacttcatcccagcatgctacaggccaaacattaggtctctgggactcttggttattgagaaaaagttgtttaaagattttagcctttttgactcctgtgacctagaatgaaggtcaaggtgaacCATTTggaaaaacttggtagcccttcacccaagcatgctacagacccaatatcaagcccctggaactcttggttattgagcaGAAGTCCTTTAAAGATTTGAGCCTTTTttactcctgtgaccttgaatgaaggtcaaggtcattcatttgaacaaacttggtagcccttaaccccagcatgcaacagaccaaatatcaactccctaaggctcttgattattgagattaagtcgtttaaagatttgagcctttttgacccctgtgaccttgaatgaaggtcaactttattcatttgaacaaacttggtagccctgtaccccagcatgctacaggctcaatattacgtctctgggccttttggttattgagaagaagatacttgaatggaaaagttgacgccggacggccggacgacgcgccacggcataagctcacttgcccttcgggcaggtgagctaaaaaggagAGTGCAGCTCCCATACATCACataaaactgaaatataaaaataaatttgggAAACAGCGAAGCGAATAAAATAGTCTCATATTTTTATACATGGAAAACTATCCAAGATTACTATTTGTTTGGATAAACGACCTTGAgtaaaattgaaacaaaactTTGAAAGTATGAAAACTTCTTTTTGAAACAAAGATTCAATAAAAGTTCATGCAAATgacatgtacattttatgtaGCATTCTTTAAGAATGCtacataaaatgtacatgtaatttgcATGAACTTTATTTGCCTATGCAGACATAGAAAAGTGCTAATTATGAAATACTTTTCTGTCATCCAGCTTATTAATTAAGCCTCAGGGACATGTTTATAGGCCTTATCTATTGTGGTAAAATCAGCCAGCGTTAGGCCCTCGAGTCTAACGTTCAGACTTTTGGCTCAATGATTAGAACGCTCACCTACCAAGCGGGAGGTATCATGTTTGATTTGCGGTCCGGTGACGATACTAACATATTTtcgaggaaagccggagtacccgaagaaaaaccaccgaccaaCGGTCAGTACCAGCCAACTGCCTCACTTGGGCTTCGAACTCATAACCCAGCTGGGACACCTTACCATGCCACCGCGGCCCTACATACATGTAACGTTACAAGGCAGCAGcaatatacatctatataatataccggtacatatttatcctgtaactgACATCCACATTGTTGAAATACACCCAATACATATAGATCGCTTGTCAGACGTTTTACTATCCACTGACCCCCGTTGTTATGTCTCACAAACTTGTGTAACGTTATGAATAGTGCTGTAACGATACATCGATACGTTTTGATATATGTTCGTTTTGTGCCGCGATACGATACATCGATACAGTCATCCCTGTATCGTAATATCGCCGGCATGGGTGCGGGTCCATGTAACACATTTGATACACCGAATCGAGCGCGCCGAAGCGCACCGTCAGTAAAACGTTTGTAACCGGATTGTATGAAGTCGCCAATGCAGAGCGCCTTGATGATTGCGAATAGTTACAACAAATAGTAATTAGGAGTTATAGAATATGATGTCATAGTCTACAACAAACAGTAATTAGGAGTTACACCAGATGATGTCATAGTCTACAACAAATAGTAATTAGGAGTTACAACAGATGATGTCATAGTTACAACAAATAGTAATTAGGAATTACGTCACATGATGTCGTAGTCTACAACATATAGTAATTAGGAGTTACATCACATGATGTCATAGTTACAACAAATAGTAATTAGGAGTTACAACATGATGTCATAGTCTACAACAAATAGTAATTAGGAGTTACATCACATGATGTCATAATCTACAACAAATAGTAATTAGGAGTTACATCACATGATGTCATAGTTACAACAAATAGTAATTAGGAGTTACAACAGATGATGTCATAGTCTACAACAAACAGTAATTAGGAGTTACATCACATTATGTCATGGCCTACAACAAATAGTAATTAGGAGTTACACCATATGATGTCATAACCTACAACAAATAGTAATTAGGAGTTACATCACATGATGTCATGGCCTTCAACAAATAGTAATTAGGAGTTACACCATATGATGTCATAGCCTACAACAAATAGTAATTAAGAGTTACAACACATGATGTCATAGCCTAAAACAAATAGTAATTAGGGGTTACAACACATGATGTCATAGTTacaacaaaaagtaattagGAGTTACATCACATGATGTCATAGTTACAACAAATAGTAATTAAGAGTTACAACACATGATGTCATAGCCTGAAACAAATAGTAATAAGGGGTTACAACACATGATGTCATAGTCTACAACAAATAGTAATTAGGAGTTACAACACATGATGTCATAGTTACAACAAATAGTAATTAGGAGTTACAAAATATGATGTCATAGTTACCACAAATAGTAATTAGGAGTTACATCACATGATGTCATAGTCTACAACAAATAGTAATTAGGAGTTACATCACATTATGTCATGGCCTACAACAAATAGTAATTAGGAGTTACACCATATGATGTCATAACCTACAACAAATAGTAATTAGGAGTTACATCACATGATGTCATGGCCTTCAACAAATAGTCATTAGGAGTTACACCATATGATGTCATAGCCTACAACAAATAGTAATTAAGAGTTACAACACATGATGTCATAGCCTAAAACAAATAGTAATTAGGGGTTACAACACATGATGTCATAGTTacaacaaaaagtaattagGAGTTACATCACATGATGTCATAGTCTACAACAAATAGTAATTAGGAGTTACaacatatgacgtcatagttacaaCAAACAGTAATTAGGAGTTACAACACATGATGTCATAGCCTAAAACAAATAGTAATTAGGAGTTACATCacatgacgtcatagttacaaCAAATAGTAATTAGTAGTTATAACAGATGATGTCATAGTTACAACAAACAGTAACTAGAAGTTACAACACATGATGTCATAGTTACAACAAATAGTAATTATGAGTTACAACATTTGATGTCATAGTCTACAACAAATAGTAATTAGGAGTTACCAtcataaatacaacatatattgttgttgttttactAACTCTTCtacatataggtatatactgtatggAGCTGATGTTATCAGTAACTTCACACCTATTCTTAGAAATGGATGTTTCCTTTTCGTTAAGAACAATTCTATTGAagtaatgatattatataaagcCCCTGAAATCTCAAAATCAATGATTATTGCCTTTGCTGATTCTTATTgtctttttaattatttttttttttacaattttaaataattattatagCCAAGAATTCTCTCACTTTATcacttttaaattaaaattcatttacAGAAGAAACATTAATTTCTTAAATCTTTGAAGAACAACAATTGGCATGCTTTTATTTCCTGTTTATTTGAACTTCTTTAAATCTGCTGTAGCTGCAGGTACTTTTGAATTCAACCAAACTAGTACACCATTTCGAGATTACAATGTACAACCTATCTCCTTTTAGAGACTTAATTACTCTTATCTACAGTCAGTTCCTCGATCACTGATACCGTAATTAGCACCGAGTAAAGTGTATAATTACTTTTGTAACTAGATAGCAGTCGATTTGATAATACGCTCTAACTTTTGGCGatgatatatagttatatacatattttacttaaAGAGTGACTGGATATTTCAATTCATGTACCAATATTTGATTCTCTGGAGGGAAAAAAAAGTTGCTCCTTAaacataatgttttttttaattattgtaatGCATGTGCAGTTCTCTTGTAAATGTAATTAGAATTAGATACAATTTTTGTGAAGCAAATTTTATATTAGGTTATTTTTATGAAGCAAATTTTATATACCGTAGtttataggggggggggggggggcatacaCTGGCAATGAAAACATGAAAACGAAATTAATTGGTCGATTAAGTTTAAAATTGCAAGTGTTTATTAGTATATTTAATTTATTCCTTTGGTAGGAATCCCAacccaggggagataatcaaccAGCCTGATGGTGAGAATGTCTACAAGGGCGTGGCCATAGACTACAGAGGAAAGGTTTGTAGAAAACTGGAGTGAAATTATATGTCATACATTAGCATTCAAATTTGTCCTGGAggtcatctgtatataacaaaaacctgtctttaaaggtcacctctatattaaaaaaacctttctataaaggtcacatgtatgtaaaaaaaaaacctatctATAGAGGTCACATGTTTGTGacaaaacctgtctacaaagaccacctgtatataacaaaacctgtctatagaggtcacatGTGTGTGacaaaacctgtctacaaagaccacatgtatataacaaacctgtctatagaggtcacatGTGTGTGacaaaacctgtctacaaagaccacctgtatataacaagacctgtctataaaggtcacatgtatgTAAAAACAAAGCTATCTATAGAGGTCACATGTTTGTGACAAAACCTGCCTACAAAAaccatctgtatataacaaacctgtctatagaggtcacatGTGTGTGGCaaaacctgtctacaaagaccatctgtatataacaaacctgtctatagaggtcacatGTTTGTGACAAAACCTGCCTACaaagaccacctgtatataacaaacctgtctatagaggtcacatGTTTGTGacaaaacctgtctacaaagaccacctgtatatagcaaaacctgtctatagaggtcacatGTGTGTGacaaaacctgtctacaaagaccacctgtatataacataaaccTGCCTATAAAGACCACTTCCAATCAGATGTTTAAGTCGTTACAGATTctaataataaaagaaataatgaagattcattcaaacaaacaaaatatgatatttgatttgaaagaaatcttaaatctttaaattcaATTAAGCTCGGACTTATTTTGCAGTACATAAAACCAAgaatttctttgaaaataattaaGATGTTCTATAAAACAATGTACTTATCAAAggatatagacattgatattgtttttattctGTGATAATTAAGCTCAGGGAGTCAGAACATAAACATTGACTGGGAGAAGGGGTTGGCTTACTTCTGGACAAAGAAATATTAATGTCATTTACTAGCCCGTGAATTCCACTgcgatagatatatatatatagtgtttggCTTATCATTAAGCATGGATTACAGTGAAATTCAATATGACAGTAATATATCtatgataattatgtacattcaatgaaaatgtttgatATCTGTTGTCTGAACTCTTTTATTTGAAGGATGTCAATCCAACTACGTTTCTAGACGTACTTCAAGGAAATGAAGAAAATGTAAAAGGGATCGGCACTGGTAGGGTTATAAAAAGGTGAGAACGTGCTGCTAtgtaatctaattaaaatcatatccGACATTGCATTTATTTATCATACATTTATTGTAACATGACCcaggtaaattatttaactATCTACTGTTCAGCTAGGACTTCTCTTTAGCTTTACCAGTGGAGCAAAGGATTAATAAGTAAAGCAGAAGTCCTGTGTTTGAGACCTAGAGGTCAGGCTTTGCAATAAATCTAATTTATTGTGCTCTCTGTTACGATAATTACATAGAAATCTGAAGAAGCAGTATTGGAAGTGCTGTTACGGTGACCTTGGATGACCTTGGATCAAATGTTTTAATCAACACTAAAATATTTGATTCTTAGATtcagacacagggacttggcacaaatatacactgtaataatataataatttttatgtattatatattatgaatGGTGGGTGGGAAATCGTACCATGTCTCTGTGGTTTCtgaccacaggggcttggcacaaTTTTCCAAAtaatggtccatatatatatgtattatagccacaggggcttggcacgattttccaaatgatggtccatatatatatgtattatagtgttatgtattatagtgacactataatacatatatatatggaccatcatttggaaaatcgtgccaagccccaGTGTTTCTGACAGTAATCTCTTCTAGGGTTCCTTCAACAAATTACGTAAGGGACTGCGATAGAAAATATGTAGAAAGTGAATTAAAATCCTTTTTGCAATATGTGCAGCTATAAAATGCTCCTGAGAGTTTCAgttgaataaaaaagaaaacaaattctACCACATTATTTTCATTAGTACTTAATTGGACAATGGTGATTCTCTAGTGTTCAGATTAAGATGATATTCTTAATAAAGTTTTATGATACCTACATTTGCTTGTTTTAGAACATCGTCGTGAGATACGTTTACCATGTAGGAATTATATGATAGCTGCTTTAATGATAGATATACGTATAAAGTTTATCTGTTTACCCCTGGGGTTAGAACTTGTGGTCAATACCTTCAGGTCAGCCTCGGTGCTAACTCAAACCTATACCCCTCTGGTTATTATCAATCTGTATACCTTATAGTGATGGAGTACTTGTTTTTCCAACTCTTAACCTCAGATTTTctcaataaaaatgaaatgtcatTGGAAGTtcaaaaatgattaaaagtgAATCTCTGAACATTGTAGTTAGTAATTATAAGTTAGTAAACTTACCAACAACAATTTTTTTGGAAGTGCAGAAGAAAGGAACAAGATATTAACATAGATATAGTACTTAGTATTtcggcaataagcccatgtctagAGATAAGTCCAGCCAAATTTATGTAAAATACCCACAGATGTTCAATAATTAATCAACAAATTTGTACTCTAAACATGGTTATTTTCGCTGGTGGTTAATTTCACGATTTTGATGTGTAAACTATACGTGTTGGGGTAATTTTCGTAATCGATACATCTTCGTTTGTAGTTAgagattatgcaaattgatataaatatgaaacgagtgggggaaattttcgcgattAAAAGAACTCCctgtaattagcgtaaatttcccctcgcgtaaattttcAGTATTTTATCTTCCCTTTTAGACAGATGTTACATGTACGTGTTTGGGCGCTGGGTTTATCACATGTTAAATGCTCTGACACATGAGGTACACACTTTACTCGCACGTATATGATTAACCCAcacaaatgtcatacacacatgcATTGTACATAATGACAAAACCTGTTTCGTCTATTAGCACTGTACACTAATTACCgagaatattttaatttgttttacagtCAGTctaatgataatttatttgtcAACTTTGTGGATCATGGAGCTCCTGGCCTCATCGCCTTCCCAACAAAGTTTGTAAGTATTTTCAAATCGTCGTTACATGTTTGTCAAAATTTGATGGGAGTATTATGGTATGTCCAGTCTCAATCTGACCAGTGTACTTTTATTTGTCAGAAATCGTCTCTGTCAGTTTTCAACTAATAGCACTGTAATATGCATATGGTTGTAAGACTTTGTAAtcttgatgtacatgtagttcctGTTCTTTAGCGACATTTTGATTTAACAATTTTAATGTCTTCAGCATTTTTTGGgattggggggtgggggtgggggttgggggcATATAATGATTAAGTGCTGCCAGTGTGCATTCCACTTTATTTTTACAAAGTAGAGGGAGTTCTTATAAGGCAAGGGTTAAAATCAATGTTACTATTGCAGAATATCTTAACCAAATATGTCACGATTAGCCAATTATATAATGAATTAGCATCCTTCCTTATTACTGATTAAGATGGCGGTGAATGAAAACTTGAGTATAATTCATAAGATACATTGGGGACATATAGCTTTATCCAAAAGACTTTCAAAGTACTCgtccattttttttcatttttgaatcaATTAAAACTGAATACAATTTACAATGCTTGATCAAGATTTGATGTAAATGATTTGTCTATCAAACTTCAGcattaactttataataaaCTAGATTCCTAGAAACTAGGCGTGCCTTACTGTTCATTTAGTACTCTACTATTTTGagggaccgcggtggccgagtggttaaggtgtcccgacactttatcactagccctccacctctgggttgcaagttcgaaacctacgtgtggcagttgccaggtaccgACCGTAGGCTAGTGGTTTTtttctgggtactccggctttcctgcACCttcaaacctggcacgtccttaaataaccctggctgttaataggacgttaaacaaaaaacaaaccaaactctaCTATTTGGCCTCATTTCAGCTTCATGCTGTGGATTTGAATATCGCCCTGGACCATATGCATGATAACAACCAGTATCATCAGgtaagttttgttttgtagcATTGGCATCCATTAGGGAAAACAGGTTAAagaactaaaaaataaacaataattctGAATTGTAagttttttctatttttttttttttttttttttcatttcttttcttttttttttttttttttttcattgagtGGGTAGGAGGTTTGGAGTGAGTGTTGCCTATTCGAAATAGGACCATATTGTTTGGTCAAGTAGgctattaaattgtaaatgttacCAGGACCAATCTACATGTGTTTAAAAGGGAGGACGAGACGTATTGGAATGCAAGCAATCCAGGaatttatcactatttctgtgTTTTTGACAGTTGCTGTTTTATCTGGAGACGTGCGAGTCCGGATCAATGTTCAGTTCCCTGCTACGAAAAGACTACAACAGTGAGTACTTAAACAATAGagatatagtatacatatataaaatagcaCAAAATCAATATGATGTCACTGTTTATTATCCCCCGCAATGGGCTCTGTCCGTCCGGCTGTGCATCTGTCCGTGTGTCCGTCCAAAATTattttccgggctataactccataatcGTTCAACGCAGCTtaccttgaaactttctgtatatatccgactagtgccctagttgtgccttttgctattgcggaccttccattttcggtattttttgtgtcaccatggaaacttagtcaaaaataccaaattactgtttccttttgtttctgggctataactccataaccgttcaacgcagctccttgaaactttctgtatatatcagactagtgccctagttgtgccttttgctattgcggaccttccattttcggtattttttctgtcaccatggaaacttcgtcaaaaataccaaattactgtttccttttgtttccgggctataactccataaccgttcaacgcagctccttgaaactttctgtatatatcagactaatgccctagttgtgccttttgctattacGGACCTTCCAATTTcgttattttttctgtcaccatggagacttaatcaaaatacaaaattactttttccttaataactcttactttgtgcttgatatatacatgtatttcggttttcataccaactgcagGGCGCGGGGGATAAagccaagctttgcggctccttgttcTCTTTTCATAATGGGGcagaaaaaagaaacaacagCCCTGGGGAGTAAAACTTATAATTTGATTATAAACTTATTCACATCTTTTGGAATTCTTACATGCTTTttgtgtcccgacactttaacactagccctccaccactgggttgcgagttcgaaacctacatggggcagttgtcaggtactgaccgtaggccggtggtttttctccgggtactccggctttcctcaacctccaaaacctggcacgtcataaaatgaccctggctgttaataggacgttaaacaaaaacaaaccaaaccaaacatgctttttaaaattttgcaaGGTTTTGAAACTTTTCATTTGTATTATTAAATATGACATGTTCTTGTGTCTCCCTGAGAATGACATTAAATtccatcaattttttttaacgaAGTAATGCCCCTTGATGTGTTACACTAAGTGAAACAGTCCTCGTAGTAATGGTTTATCTTCTTTGAGACTGCTCATATTTGGGAGTATT is part of the Pecten maximus unplaced genomic scaffold, xPecMax1.1, whole genome shotgun sequence genome and harbors:
- the LOC117320749 gene encoding legumain-like, which produces MGAGPCNTFDTPNRARRSAPNPNPGEIINQPDGENVYKGVAIDYRGKDVNPTTFLDVLQGNEENVKGIGTGRVIKSQSNDNLFVNFVDHGAPGLIAFPTKFLHAVDLNIALDHMHDNNQYHQLLFYLETCESGSMFSSLLRKDYNILAMTAANSTQSSYACYFDKKLGTFLGDLFSVNWMQNSDQ